The genomic segment CTATTAAGTTATCCGAAATACCATGAGCAATAGAAGCAACACTACCGGCAGAGCACGGACACACTACCATTTGCTTTGGTGCAGCAGAACCAGAAGCGACCGGCGAGAACCAATCTTCTTTACCACAAACCGTTAAATGATCAGCATTACAGCCAAGATGCTCAACCAGTGCCGCTTTCATCGCATCAGGGCCACTTGGTAACTTCAGATCATGCTCTGTTGCCATCACCACACGAGCTGCCGAGGAGATAAGAAAGTAAACATGATAATCCGCGGCCAATAGACACTCTAATAGACGGAGACCATAAGGAGCACCAGAGGCTCCGGTCATAGCTAATGTGATCGCTTTCTTTTTAGATTTCATTTATTAGCTCAACTTATCAAGTAATTTACCGTGAATGCCTTCGAAGCCACCATTGCTCATAACTAATATCTGATCATCTGGTTGTGCTTCGGCCACAATCATATCAACAAAGCAGTCAATATCATTATGGGTATAAGCGGGCTGAGTGCATTGTTGTGCAACATCATCTACCGACCAAGTGATATTATCTGGCTGGAAAAGATAAATCGAATCGGCTGCATGCAGAGAAGCCGCCAACGTATCTTTGTGAACGCCTAATTTCATGGTGCTTGAACGAGGTTCTAGTACCGCAATAATTTTCTTATCGCCCACTTTATTACGTAAGCCACCTAGTGTTAGATCAATCGCTGTTGGGTGATGAGCAAAATCATCATACACTGTGACTCCATTTACTTCACCTTTAAGTTCAAGGCGACGTTTAGTATTAATAAACTTACCTAATGCTTCACAAGCTAAATCAGGAGTCACGCCCACATGACGAGCTGATGCTACAACCATCAATGCGTTACTGACATTATGATCGCCGACTAGGTTCCAATCAACCTGACCAACTTTCTCATCTTCAAAGTAAATATCAAATATACTGCCATCTTTCTTAAGCTTATTGGCTTTCCATTGCCCATCTTCACCGGTAAATTCAAGCTCACTCCAGCAACCTTGCTCTAATACTTGCTCTAATGGCTTATCTTGTTTTGGAGCAAAAATACGCCCAGTACTAGGAACCGTTCTAATTAAATGATGGAACTGACGTTGAATTGCAGCAAGATCATCAAAAATATCAGCATGATCAAATTCAAGGTTATTCAGAACAAGAGTTCTAGGGCGGTAATGAACGAACTTAGAACGCTTATCAAAAAAAGCACTGTCATATTCATCCGCTTCTACGACAAAAAACATGCTTTCACCTAAACGAGCGGATTCACCAAAGTTACCAAGTACGCCACCGACTAAAAATCCCGGTTTATAACCACACTCTTCAAGCACCCATGTAAGCATACTCGCTGTTGTCGTTTTACCGTGAGTTCCTGCAACCGCCATCACCCAGCGATCTTGTAATAAGAACTCTTGAAGCCATTGTGGTCCTGAAGTGTATTTCAGATTTTTATCCAATACATATTCAACACACGGGTTACCGCGGCTCATTGCATTACCAATCACAACAAGGTCTGGCGCAGGTTCTAGTTGGCTTGGGTCAAAGCCTTGGATGATCTCAATACCTTGAGATTCTAATAACGTACTCATTGGTGGATAAACGTTAGCATCGCATCCTGTGACTTTATGCCCAAGCTGACGAGCTAATGTAGCAGCGCCTCCCATGAAGGTGCCACAGATACCAAGGATATGAATATGCATAATTACAACCGTCTTATTATTTAATTAGTGAGTAACCTCAATTCAAAGTTACTTCAATACTCTTAAAAAGTTCTATGCTATAGAATGAATTACAGCAAACAGTAACACAACTATTATAAAAATAAATCAGTACCTAACCCTACTTATCGTTGATATCTATTAACAAAAAATAAAGGAATAACTATGTCTGAAATGAGAACCCTAGGTGAGTTTATTGTTGCTAAGCAGCATGACTTTCCTCACGCAAGCGGAGAGCTTTCCTCACTTATTGGTTCAATTAAGTTGGCAGCTAAAATTGTAAACCGCGAAATAAATAAAGCAGGACTTGTTGATATCACTGGTGCTTCTGGTGAAGAAAATATCCAAGGTGAGCAACAACAAAAATTGGATCTGTATGCCAATGATAAGTTCAAAGCTGCATTAGAGAATCGTGGACAGGTTTGTGGTGTCGCAAGTGAAGAAGAAGACGAAGCCGTTGCTTTTAACAAGGCGCTAAACAAAGACGCAAAATACGTAGTTCTAATGGATCCATTAGATGGCTCATCAAATATTGATGTTAACGTCTCTGTCGGGACTATTTTCTCTATTTATCGTCGTATTTCACCAATTGGAACACCACCGACCGAAGAAGACTTTCTTCAGCCAGGAAACCAACAAGTAGCCGCTGGTTATATTATCTATGGCTCATCTACTATGCTTGTTTACAGTACTGGTAATGGAGTTCATGGTTTTACTTATGACCCATCATTAGGGGTATTTTGCTTATCTCATGAAGATATGAAAATCCCACAGGATGGAAATATTTATTCAATCAACGAAGGGAATTATATTCGTTTCCCTGAAGGTATTAAACAATATCTAAAATACTGCCAAGAAATTAGCCCTGAAGACAATCGTCCTTATACATCACGCTATATTGGTTCGTTGGTCGCTGACTTCCATAGAAATTTATTGAAAGGTGGTATTTATCTATACCCAAGCACACAAGCTTATCCAAACGGTAAATTACGATTACTTTATGAATGTAACCCGATGGCAATGTTGATTGAAGAGGCGGGAGGTAAGGCGACAGATGGAGAA from the Aliivibrio wodanis genome contains:
- a CDS encoding probable aromatic acid decarboxylase — its product is MKSKKKAITLAMTGASGAPYGLRLLECLLAADYHVYFLISSAARVVMATEHDLKLPSGPDAMKAALVEHLGCNADHLTVCGKEDWFSPVASGSAAPKQMVVCPCSAGSVASIAHGISDNLIERAADVVLKERGQLILVVRETPFSTLHLENMLKLSHIGATIMPAAPGFYHQPKSIEDLIDFMVARILDHLGVEQGLVPRWGYDHR
- the mpl gene encoding UDP-N-acetylmuramate:L-alanyl-gamma-D-glutamyl-meso-diaminopimelat ligase, translated to MHIHILGICGTFMGGAATLARQLGHKVTGCDANVYPPMSTLLESQGIEIIQGFDPSQLEPAPDLVVIGNAMSRGNPCVEYVLDKNLKYTSGPQWLQEFLLQDRWVMAVAGTHGKTTTASMLTWVLEECGYKPGFLVGGVLGNFGESARLGESMFFVVEADEYDSAFFDKRSKFVHYRPRTLVLNNLEFDHADIFDDLAAIQRQFHHLIRTVPSTGRIFAPKQDKPLEQVLEQGCWSELEFTGEDGQWKANKLKKDGSIFDIYFEDEKVGQVDWNLVGDHNVSNALMVVASARHVGVTPDLACEALGKFINTKRRLELKGEVNGVTVYDDFAHHPTAIDLTLGGLRNKVGDKKIIAVLEPRSSTMKLGVHKDTLAASLHAADSIYLFQPDNITWSVDDVAQQCTQPAYTHNDIDCFVDMIVAEAQPDDQILVMSNGGFEGIHGKLLDKLS
- the fbp gene encoding fructose-1,6-bisphosphatase, translating into MSEMRTLGEFIVAKQHDFPHASGELSSLIGSIKLAAKIVNREINKAGLVDITGASGEENIQGEQQQKLDLYANDKFKAALENRGQVCGVASEEEDEAVAFNKALNKDAKYVVLMDPLDGSSNIDVNVSVGTIFSIYRRISPIGTPPTEEDFLQPGNQQVAAGYIIYGSSTMLVYSTGNGVHGFTYDPSLGVFCLSHEDMKIPQDGNIYSINEGNYIRFPEGIKQYLKYCQEISPEDNRPYTSRYIGSLVADFHRNLLKGGIYLYPSTQAYPNGKLRLLYECNPMAMLIEEAGGKATDGETRILDLKPTELHQRVPFFVGSTNMVDKVQDFLDEWQK